The proteins below come from a single Orcinus orca chromosome 6, mOrcOrc1.1, whole genome shotgun sequence genomic window:
- the IZUMO3 gene encoding izumo sperm-egg fusion protein 3 isoform X2: MGDLRLLLLLPLSLAAFHGVKGCLECDPKFIEDIKSLLVKLVPSEVPGRTHLLEQQIKKMIRLSFKVSHSDKMLRVLAVQKDVNLRTWLKNELYKLSNETWKGALILQVKLLDVRQNLQSKLKELLKNFSEVACSEDYVVTEGPILDCWTCLRITTRCFKGEYCAEDDPKKAENQEITLFLILLAEGVILGGALLLFHFCISHRRKTKAIRRSVKKYLEKKLEE; this comes from the exons ATGGGGGACCTGCGGCTGCTCTTGCTCCTGCCCCTGTCCCTGGCAGCCTTCCACGGGGTCAAAGGCTGTTTGGAATGTGACCCCAAATTCATTGAGGATATTAAGTCCTTGCTGGTAAAGCTGGTACCCTCAGAAGTCCCTGGCCGAACTCATCTGCTTGAACAGCAGATTAAGAAGATGATCCGTTTAAGCTTCAAGGTCTCCCACAGTGACAAGATGCTTCGGGTGTTGG CTGTTCAAAAGGATGTCAATTTGAGAACATGGCTGAAGAATGAACTTTATAAACTGAGCAATGAAACATGGAAAG GTGCCCTTATCCTTCAAGTCAAGCTTCTCGATGTCCGCCAAAACCTGCAATCCAAACTGAAAGAACTATTAAAGAACTTCTCTGAAGTTG CTTGTTCTGAAGATTATG TCGTGACTGAAGGTCCTATCCTGGATTGTTGGACCTGTCTTCGCATCACCACTCGGTGCTTCAAAGGAGAATATTGTGCAG AAGATGATCCAAAGAAGGCTGAGAATCAAGAGATCACACTATTTCTGATATTACTAGCAGAAGGTGTAATATTGGGAGGTGCTTTGTTACT ATTCCATTTTTGCATCTCTCATCGGAGGAAAACGAAGGCAATACGAAGGTCAGTAAAGAAATACTTGGAGAAGAAACTTGAAGAATAG
- the IZUMO3 gene encoding izumo sperm-egg fusion protein 3 isoform X1, translating into MGDLRLLLLLPLSLAAFHGVKGCLECDPKFIEDIKSLLVKLVPSEVPGRTHLLEQQIKKMIRLSFKVSHSDKMLRVLAVQKDVNLRTWLKNELYKLSNETWKGALILQVKLLDVRQNLQSKLKELLKNFSEVVVTEGPILDCWTCLRITTRCFKGEYCAEDDPKKAENQEITLFLILLAEGVILGGALLLFHFCISHRRKTKAIRRSVKKYLEKKLEE; encoded by the exons ATGGGGGACCTGCGGCTGCTCTTGCTCCTGCCCCTGTCCCTGGCAGCCTTCCACGGGGTCAAAGGCTGTTTGGAATGTGACCCCAAATTCATTGAGGATATTAAGTCCTTGCTGGTAAAGCTGGTACCCTCAGAAGTCCCTGGCCGAACTCATCTGCTTGAACAGCAGATTAAGAAGATGATCCGTTTAAGCTTCAAGGTCTCCCACAGTGACAAGATGCTTCGGGTGTTGG CTGTTCAAAAGGATGTCAATTTGAGAACATGGCTGAAGAATGAACTTTATAAACTGAGCAATGAAACATGGAAAG GTGCCCTTATCCTTCAAGTCAAGCTTCTCGATGTCCGCCAAAACCTGCAATCCAAACTGAAAGAACTATTAAAGAACTTCTCTGAAGTTG TCGTGACTGAAGGTCCTATCCTGGATTGTTGGACCTGTCTTCGCATCACCACTCGGTGCTTCAAAGGAGAATATTGTGCAG AAGATGATCCAAAGAAGGCTGAGAATCAAGAGATCACACTATTTCTGATATTACTAGCAGAAGGTGTAATATTGGGAGGTGCTTTGTTACT ATTCCATTTTTGCATCTCTCATCGGAGGAAAACGAAGGCAATACGAAGGTCAGTAAAGAAATACTTGGAGAAGAAACTTGAAGAATAG